A window of the Lolium perenne isolate Kyuss_39 chromosome 7, Kyuss_2.0, whole genome shotgun sequence genome harbors these coding sequences:
- the LOC127313593 gene encoding probable inorganic phosphate transporter 1-4, whose protein sequence is MAREQLEVLSALDTAKTQWYHFTAIVIAGMGFFTDAYDLFCISLVTKLLGRVYYYRAGSLDPGSLPPNVAAAVNGVAFCGTLSGQLFFGWLGDRMGRKKVYGMTLMCMVLCSLASGLSFGSTPSSVMATLCFFRFWLGFGIGGDYPLSATIMSEYANKKTRGAFIAAVFAMQGFGILTGGVVTLIVSAAFRAAFDAPAYQDGAVASTPPQADYVWRIILMFGAIPALLTYYWRMKMPETARYTALVAKNAKQAAADMSKVLQVDIAADSKDPADDGGPDRNSFGLFSSEFLHRHGLHLLGTATCWFLLDIAFYSQNLFQKDIFTAINWIPKAKTMSALEEVHRIARAQTLIALCGTVPGYWFTVALIDRIGRFWIQLGGFFFMAVFMLGLAFPYHHWTTPGNHIGFVVLYGLTFFFANFGPNSTTFIVPAEIFPARLRSTCHGISAAAGKLGAIIGSFGFLYLAQNQDQKLVDHGYKAGIGVRNSLFILAACNFLGMGFTFLAPESNGISLEELSGENDDETTAPAHARTVPV, encoded by the coding sequence ATGGCGCGGGAGCAGCTGGAGGTGCTGTCGGCCCTGGACACGGCCAAGACGCAGTGGTACCACTTCACGGCGATCGTGATCGCCGGCATGGGCTTCTTCACCGACGCCTACGACCTCTTCTGCATCTCCCTCGTCACCAAGCTCCTCGGCCGCGTCTACTACTACCGCGCCGGCTCCCTCGACCCGGGCTCCCTCCCGCccaacgtcgccgccgccgtcaacgggGTCGCCTTCTGCGGCACGCTCTCCGGCCAGCTCTTCTTCGGCTGGCTCGGCGACCGGATGGGACGCAAGAAGGTCTACGGCATGACGCTCATGTGCATGGTGCTCTGCTCCCTCGCCTCGGGGCTATCCTTCGGGTCCACCCCCTCCAGCGTCATGGCCACGCTCTGCTTCTTCCGCTTCTGGCTCGGCTTCGGCATCGGCGGCGACTACCCGCTCTCCGCCACCATCATGTCCGAGTACGCCAACAAGAAGACCCGCGGCGCCTTCATCGCCGCGGTGTTCGCCATGCAGGGGTTCGGGATCCTCACGGGCGGGGTGGTCACCCTCATCGTCTCCGCCGCCTTCCGCGCCGCGTTCGACGCGCCCGCGTACCAGGACGGCGCCGTGGCATCCACCCCGCCGCAGGCCGACTACGTGTGGCGCATCATCCTCATGTTCGGCGCCATCCCGGCGCTGCTCACCTACTACTGGCGGATGAAGATGCCCGAGACGGCGCGCTACACGGCACTTGTGGCCAAGAACGCCAAGCAGGCCGCCGCCGACATGTCCAAGGTCCTCCAGGTCGACATCGCCGCCGACTCCAAGGACCCCGCCGACGATGGCGGCCCGGACCGCAACTCGTTCGGCCTCTTCTCGAGCGAGTTCCTGCACCGACACGGCCTCCACCTGCTCGGCACCGCCACCTGCTGGTTCCTCCTCGACATCGCCTTCTACTCGCAGAACCTCTTCCAGAAGGACATCTTCACGGCCATCAACTGGATCCCCAAGGCCAAGACCATGAGCGCCCTCGAGGAGGTCCACCGCATCGCGCGCGCGCAGACCCTCATCGCGCTCTGCGGCACCGTGCCGGGGTACTGGTTCACGGTGGCGCTCATCGACCGGATCGGCCGCTTCTGGATCCAGCTCGGTGGCTTCTTCTTCATGGCCGTCTTTATGCTCGGCCTCGCCTTCCCGTACCACCACTGGACCACCCCGGGCAACCACATCGGCTTCGTCGTCCTCTACGGCCTCACCTTCTTCTTCGCCAACTTCGGGCCCAACTCCACCACCTTCATCGTGCCGGCCGAGATCTTCCCGGCCAGGCTCCGCTCCACGTGCCACGGGATCTCCGCCGCCGCGGGCAAGCTCGGCGCCATCATCGGCTCCTTCGGGTTCCTCTACCTCGCGCAGAACCAGGACCAGAAGCTCGTGGACCATGGCTACAAGGCCGGGATCGGGGTCAGGAACTCGCTCTTCATCCTCGCGGCCTGCAACTTTCTGGGCATGGGCTTCACCTTCCTCGCGCCCGAGTCCAACGGCATCTCGCTCGAGGAGCTCTCCGGCGAGAACGACGACGAGACGACGGCGCCGGCGCACGCCAGGACGGTGCCCGTGTGA